The sequence TATGAAGGTCAGGGCACCGAAACGGTCATCCATGATCTTGAATGCAAGGGCTTTAAATGGCTCATCGGCAGATACGATAGCGAATTCACCATTTGGCTCGCCTTCTTCGTCGGTAAGCGGCTGTGGATCAACTTCTTGTGGCGCTGGTAAGTAATCAACAACGGCGTCAAGCAGAAGCTGCATACCTTTGTTCTTGAAAGCAGAACCACAGTATGTTGGGAAGAAATCAATTTTACGAGTACCTGTACGGATACAACGTTTGATGTCTTCCATAGAAGGCTCTTCACCTTCCATGTAGGCTTCTAGCAAGTCATCGTCCTGCTCTAGGGCAGTTTCGATTAGCATTTCACGGTATTCTTCTACTTGATCAACCATATCAGCTGGAATATCTTCAATCTTATAGTTTTCAGCTTGTCCGGTTTCGTCCCATATCCAAGCCTTACGAGATAACAGGTCAACAAGACCGGTGAACTCATCTTCGATACCAATAGGAAGAACCATAACGAGCGGGGTAGCACCCAGAACATCTACAGTCTGCTTAACAACGCGCAAGAAGTCAGCACCCATACGGTCTAACTTGTTGACGAAGATGATACGTGAAACTTCTGATTCGTTCGCATAACGCCAGTTAGTTTCTGACTGAGGCTCAACACCACCGCTACCACAGAATACGCCGATACCGCCATCAAGGACCTTAAGAGAACGATAAACTTCAACAGTGAAGTCAACGTGGCCTGGAGTGTCGATAACGTTAAAACGGTGATCGTTCCAAAAACAACTTACAGCAGCAGACTGAATGGTAATACCACGCTCAGCTTCCTGTTCCATGAAATCAGTTGTTGATTCGCCATCATGAACTTCACCGATCTTATGGATTTTACCGGTAAGCTTTAGGATACGCTCAGTTGTGGTGGTCTTACCCGCGTCAACGTGAGCGAAGATACCAATGTTTCTGTACTTTGATAAATCAGTCATTTTTCTACTCTAATTGGAGTTACGTTCTAAAATTCGGGGGGAAGTATATCAATACTTTGAGAATATCTTTATAGATTTTTATTAAAATCCTCCACTTTCGAATAAATAAGCTAAATTTATACGTATTCTAACTAAGAGGTTATTGTCTGTATGTCCTGCCATGACTGAGTTATATGTCAGTCAGCCTGGATTTTTTTAAGCCTATTTATACTTATATCATTTTTACTAAATGTGAGCTGCGTTCAGTACTATTTCATCTGTTAGCTGCAATTGTCCGACTAAAGCCTCCTTTTCTATGATCTTATCGAGCGTTTATAGGGATATTTATTGCTAGTATCGCGCAAATTCTAAATGGCTTTATTACTATGCATCTGCACTTAGGTGAACTTACACCGGAAACCTTCCTTAGGGACTATTGGCAGAAGAAACCTCTGGTTATTCGACAAGGCTTCAAAAATTTTGAAGACTTACTCACCCCCGAAGAGATGGCTGACCTTGCTTGCGATGAATTGGTCGAGTCCCGTCGTATCTATAAAGAGTTAGGACAATGGCAGGCCGAATTTGGTCCCTTCGATTCTTATGAACATTTAGGTGAGAACGATTGGACTCTGGTCGTTCAGGCACTCAATCATTGGTTGCCTGATACAGAGAAGCTTATTCAGTGCTTCGATTTTATTCCTCGTTGGCGTTTCGATGATGTCATGGTGAGCTATGCCACACCTGGTGGCGGTGTAGGTCCCCATATTGATCTCTATGATGTATTTATCTGCCAGGGCTCTGGCCGCCGTCGTTGGCGGGTTGGTGACAGAGGACCACATAAAGAGTTTGCTGCGCATCCTGCACTTCTTCACACTGAAGCCTTCGAGGCCATTATTGATGTTGAGTTATTACCTGGTGATATTTTATATTTGCCACCGGGCTTTCCTCACGAAGGGGTGACATTGGAAGCGTCTATGAGTTTTTCCGTGGGGTATCGCACCGCATCGGCAAAGGACATGGTGAGTGCATTAGCGGATCACCTTATCGACAATGAACTGGGCTGTGATCAGATAGCCGATCCGGGGCGTCCCCTTGCTAAACAGAGCGGCAAGATAACTGATGCAGATCTCGTTCGTATTAAGGCCCAATTACTCGACACTTTGGATGATAAACTCATTAGTGAATTTTCCGGTCGTTACCTGACCCAATCTAAATGTGAATTGGAGCTCGTTGATGAAGCGTTAGGATTTCAGTCTACAGATATTGTTGAGATTCTCAGCAATCAAAGCCTCACTCGTCTTGGGGGACTACGCTGTCTCTACTTTGAGCATTCAGTAAAACAGGGGTTTTTCTATCTCAATGGCGAGAAAATATCTATGGATTCCAGGCTGACAGCAAGCATTCCCATGTTATGCGATCATCAAAATCTCACCTCAGCAATGCTAGAACCCTGGCTTAGAGATGCGGACTTCATCGATATGCTCACTGAGTGGGTTAATGCCGGTTTCTGGTATTTCGAAGAGGATTAACCTCTTTAAACTCATCATAAAATGGAGCCATAAGGCTCCATTTTTGTTAGAGTATTGGTATTATTTTGGTATTATTTACATCGTACTTTGTCCTGTTTAGAGAGACGATGTCGTAATACCTCATCGAAGGAGAGCCAACTTTGGCGATTGAACACAGCGTAATTATGTCAGTTTTAAACTCATTGGAGTGCCGCACTAACTTTACCATCAAGAAGATCACTGAGTATATGTTGCCTCAGCTTAAGGAACCCGTGTATTTGCATGGTTCGGCCAATGATTGTCAACTGGTCATCAGGCCCGCTTATGAGGTGTTCCTTGCGGATCTCAGCTGTCTAGAAGGGGTCAAACATAAAGAGGGTTACTTTCACAATAATGAGATGACGCGTTTTCCTAAGCGAGTACAGAAGAGCCTTAACGGCATTCATTATGGCTTAGCGTTCAAATTTGAAGACGAAGCTGCGGTTAAGCGGTTTATCAAGCGTCTTATCGGCATCATTAATGGCGAATAATGCCAAACTTGATAAGCAGTTAATCCTAGATAGGATTATCTCGGGACTTGAGCTTGCTAAGCTGGCGGCCATGTCTGCGGCGAAGCAGGCCCACGAAACCGCCACACACAGTGAAACCGTAGCCAAGAGTAAGTATGAGACCTTCGGCCTGGAAGCTTCATACCTGGCTCATGGGCAAGCACAGAGAGTGGCGGAATGTGAAGCTGAATTAGTGGCCTATAGAGCATTGAATTTAGCTTGCTTCTCCGATATCTCTGGTATCGATGTCTCTGCCTTGGTGACTATCGAGGATGAGCAGGGGATAGAGAACACTTATTTTATCGGTCCCGGCGCGCCGGGAATGAAAATTTCTATCAATATAGGCAAAGATAAAGATATTGAACCTAGCTGTTGCAAGCTCCCAGATAGAGAACAGAGGGAGGTAATCGTTATCACGCCATCATCTCCCCTAGGAAAGTCACTTATGGGAAAGTACCTTGATGATACCGTGGGTCTCAATATTGGTGATCAACCTAAGGTTTATGAGATCAAAGGGCTAGAGTAAATAGAAATCCCCTCATTAGTTCCTATCTTTTATGACTGAATTTGTTAGTCTTTTTCTGATTTAACTTGATTTCTCGGCCATAATGGTTAATTTGGTTTGTATCGGATATGTTGCGGCTTGGTTTGAATACTGTGTCGCCATTAACCATTTTCTTGCCGGATAGCCAATCGATGTCGAGTATTGCTCCTGTTCATGCTTCCTCAAATCTAGTTCACAACCTTTCTTGTTCTTTTTGGGAAGCCAGAGGCGTGTTGCTGTTATCTCTATGTTTGCTTCAGTTTTGTTCTGGTGTTCAGGCCCAAGACCTCGAACCCAGAAGTTACACTAATATTCCCACCGGAATGAACTTTATGGTGCTGGGTTACGCACATTCCCAGGGGGAAGTCTCACCCTCTCCCGGTGCACCAGTGGAAGATGTACAGCTTAATATTGATGCTGCCGCTATTGGCTATGCTCACTCTTTCTCACTGGGTGGGCGTTCATCTAAAATAGACATGGGAGTATCGCGAGTTTGCTTCGATGGCAGTGCTATGTTAGCGGGTGAAACTATCTTTGCCGACCGGTGTGGCTATACCGATCCAAGTATCAGGCTCACCTGGAATTTTTTCGGTGCACCGGCGTTATCACCCAAAGAGTTTGCCACTTGGAAGCAAGGTGTTGTGATAGGTACCAGCTTACAAGTAACGGCCCCCCTGGGCAGTTATGAAGAGACTAGATTGCTCAATGCCGGTACAAATCGGTGGGTTTTTCGTCCGGGGATCGGCATGTCTCAGAAACTGGGTCGCTGGTATTACAACCTTATTGCCTCGGCGAGAATATATGCTGACAACGATGAGTATTACAATGATCTGGGTTTAACCCAAGAGCCTCAATATACATTTCAGGGCCACCTCATATATTCTATCAGTCCGGGGCACTGGATCTCCTTTAACTCGAATTACTTTTTTGGTGGTGAGACCACCAAAGGCGAGATTGAGTCCAATGATTACCAGGAGAACTCTCGATTTGGATTAACTTATTCCATCCCTCTAAGCAGGCATCACAGTATCAAGCTTAATTACAGCAAAGGGGTATTGACTCGAGTGGGTAATGACTTCGATTCATTTGGTGCATTTTGGCTGTACAATTTTTAAGGCTTGCTCTATGCCTGTTTAGTGCCATTTTTATTGAGACTCGAGATGGATCTTCTAGTTGTTTAACTTAGCATCTACTACAGGATAGTGATCCCAGACTTGTTTATCTGTTAGGGATCGTACCAGTTTTATATATTCTGCATGGGTCCAGGCGAGAGGAGTGGCCGAGTTAGTCCCTTGGCCATGTTGATAGTGATATCGACTAGGATTGCCTACGCTGTCCCACACTTGCTCCGGCAGCATGAGGCCTTGGTTGGCAAAGCTTTCCATGCCTTGAACATAAGTATCGACCAGCTCACTTCGGCGCTTATCGGTTAATGCATTATTTTCGGTGGATAGTGCCAGTTCATAATGGCCACGCTCACCGGTGAAGAAGGGCCACACCCGACCTCTTTGGTGAGGCGTGTTAGCGCCGTTCTCGGCATAACTCGCGCCAGTCTCGGTATCTTCACCGTAACCATCGTTACCATAGCGGCGGAATCCGGGAAACTGACTGCCGTCTTTGGTGGTGAATGTGTATTTGACCCTAAGATTATCATCCAATTGAGTGTTATCCATCAGTGCCAGAGTTTGCTTAATCACAGCATCATCTGCAGGTATGACACCGTATCGTACCAATTCGAGAAAGCCACCGTCTAATATGAGACGTTGATCTAAGCCGGCTCTGCCATTGTTATCGCCGAGTGTTGTTGCTTCATTGGGCTTACCCTGAGGCGAGATACGCAGATAATAAGGAGGAGTTATCTGCTCATCAGTGCGAGTCATGGAAACTCCATCGGTGCTAAGCAAGCCTACAGTGGTAATGACCAGATCTGTGAGCCCTTTTTTCATGGCTTTTGCGGTGTCGAGGTATCGCTTGGCACCAGTGAGATCTCCTGCAATCCGTGCGATATCACTGGCGGACACCAAACCTGAGATCACCGCGGCTGCGGTTGATGGTGAGTAGCCTTGCTGCTCCTCCCAGCGTTCTTGCTGGGTGTTAAGTGGCGTAATGTGAGTGTGATTCCAGTCAAGATTTACCTCACCACCAGTGACGAGAAATTCGGCTGCGGGTTTGAGTATCTGCTGATACCAATGGGCGATTTCTGTATCGGTAAATATGCCAGCCTGCCAAAGCTTCCAGCCGAGCATGATGGGCATGGCAGTTTGATCTAGTTGCACACCAACCCACTCTATTTCACCGTCCACATGGGTCTTCTGTAAGAACCAGCCGGGAGTCCCTGTGTAACCAGGGGTGCGCTTTGTGACTTGCACCTTCTGTAAGTATTCAAATGCTACCTTAGGTGTTTGAGTGTCTCCCATGGCGAGAAAGGCCATGGCGCATTGATAAAAATCTCGCGGCCACACGGCCTTGTAGCCTGTGCTGCCCACTTTTGCCGATACCGTGTCACCCCAAGGGTTAGAGAGGGAGGCGATAAGGGCGCCGCTATGTGTCTTATCCTCCTGAGCCTTGAGTACCAAAGCGCTGGCATACAAGAGTTTGCCCTCATCTTTGGTATTGCCGGACATAGCAGGCAGAGCGGTTAACGAGGTAAGGTAGTCTTGCCAACCTATCGCTTCGCCCTCGCCATTATAGTCGGCCAATACTTGATTATAGCCTCGTGCCAAAGTCGCATCGGCGTTGGCCATGCTCTGGACAGGGTCATTACCAAATCCCAGTACCAGGTTGAAGCTGAGACTCTTAATCTCTTTATCTGTGCTCTTTTCGAGTACAGGTAATTGCGCGGTGAGGGCCACATTACCTATGGTTTGCTCTTGTGGAGCTGATGTAGATCTGTACTGCCAGTTCATCTCGCCATTGTGTTTAATGTCGCTAAGGCCATCGGAAACCCCAACGAAACCAGCGCTGGCTTTGATGAAGGCCAGATCGGATTTCACCGTCATCACACTGGAATCTAGGTTATTGGTGTAAGACACCAGTGCCAGTTTTCCGTCTTGGCTCACCACATGGGCTATGTCGTTGGCGCCGCTATTATCCATGTGGGGATTCAGGTAAAGGTAAGGGGTGATCCCCTCCTCGAAGGCGGTAAAGGTCACCTGCATCATCAGGCTGGCGTGGAGCGGGTCGGTAAAGATATGTTTCTCTATTTGATACTTGCCATTCTTATCTGTGTTGATGACCTTGTAAGCCAGTGATAACGGGCGACCTAACTCATCTTTGTGAAGATAGTCTATTGTGCTGACTGTATCTTGTTTCTCCGTATCGACGAAACCATTTCCAGTGACGATAAACTGTAACTCTTTAAGTTGAGCGTTATGGATCAGACCATACATGGTCTCGGTCAGGACGCCTTGTGCGATGGAGAACCAGACCTTACTCTGCGCCTCAGCGTTATTTTTAGGGTTTAAGTAGGGTGTGTAAGAGGTGCCTATGCCAGTCTTACCGGCAAATGCCCATGTGGGCTCAGTCCCAGGAGCACCTGGGGAAAACATGTTTGCCCCTAGTATATCCATCACGGGTTTATCAGTTGTTGGCGAGCAGGCACTGAGCGCTGCAATGATGGCCAGAATCACTAGCGTCTTAGTTACAGGTAAAGGTAAATATCCACGGAACATATTAGTTAATCCCCAAGCTGATTATTATTGGTTTTATTGTTCGAGATGAGCTACGTCATCGGGTTTGAGTCGGCACTTTGACAAACAAGACGCTGATACCGGCTATCATC is a genomic window of Shewanella psychrophila containing:
- a CDS encoding cupin domain-containing protein translates to MHLHLGELTPETFLRDYWQKKPLVIRQGFKNFEDLLTPEEMADLACDELVESRRIYKELGQWQAEFGPFDSYEHLGENDWTLVVQALNHWLPDTEKLIQCFDFIPRWRFDDVMVSYATPGGGVGPHIDLYDVFICQGSGRRRWRVGDRGPHKEFAAHPALLHTEAFEAIIDVELLPGDILYLPPGFPHEGVTLEASMSFSVGYRTASAKDMVSALADHLIDNELGCDQIADPGRPLAKQSGKITDADLVRIKAQLLDTLDDKLISEFSGRYLTQSKCELELVDEALGFQSTDIVEILSNQSLTRLGGLRCLYFEHSVKQGFFYLNGEKISMDSRLTASIPMLCDHQNLTSAMLEPWLRDADFIDMLTEWVNAGFWYFEED
- a CDS encoding transcription elongation factor is translated as MANNAKLDKQLILDRIISGLELAKLAAMSAAKQAHETATHSETVAKSKYETFGLEASYLAHGQAQRVAECEAELVAYRALNLACFSDISGIDVSALVTIEDEQGIENTYFIGPGAPGMKISINIGKDKDIEPSCCKLPDREQREVIVITPSSPLGKSLMGKYLDDTVGLNIGDQPKVYEIKGLE
- a CDS encoding transporter; this translates as MSPLTIFLPDSQSMSSIAPVHASSNLVHNLSCSFWEARGVLLLSLCLLQFCSGVQAQDLEPRSYTNIPTGMNFMVLGYAHSQGEVSPSPGAPVEDVQLNIDAAAIGYAHSFSLGGRSSKIDMGVSRVCFDGSAMLAGETIFADRCGYTDPSIRLTWNFFGAPALSPKEFATWKQGVVIGTSLQVTAPLGSYEETRLLNAGTNRWVFRPGIGMSQKLGRWYYNLIASARIYADNDEYYNDLGLTQEPQYTFQGHLIYSISPGHWISFNSNYFFGGETTKGEIESNDYQENSRFGLTYSIPLSRHHSIKLNYSKGVLTRVGNDFDSFGAFWLYNF
- a CDS encoding glycoside hydrolase family 15 protein is translated as MFRGYLPLPVTKTLVILAIIAALSACSPTTDKPVMDILGANMFSPGAPGTEPTWAFAGKTGIGTSYTPYLNPKNNAEAQSKVWFSIAQGVLTETMYGLIHNAQLKELQFIVTGNGFVDTEKQDTVSTIDYLHKDELGRPLSLAYKVINTDKNGKYQIEKHIFTDPLHASLMMQVTFTAFEEGITPYLYLNPHMDNSGANDIAHVVSQDGKLALVSYTNNLDSSVMTVKSDLAFIKASAGFVGVSDGLSDIKHNGEMNWQYRSTSAPQEQTIGNVALTAQLPVLEKSTDKEIKSLSFNLVLGFGNDPVQSMANADATLARGYNQVLADYNGEGEAIGWQDYLTSLTALPAMSGNTKDEGKLLYASALVLKAQEDKTHSGALIASLSNPWGDTVSAKVGSTGYKAVWPRDFYQCAMAFLAMGDTQTPKVAFEYLQKVQVTKRTPGYTGTPGWFLQKTHVDGEIEWVGVQLDQTAMPIMLGWKLWQAGIFTDTEIAHWYQQILKPAAEFLVTGGEVNLDWNHTHITPLNTQQERWEEQQGYSPSTAAAVISGLVSASDIARIAGDLTGAKRYLDTAKAMKKGLTDLVITTVGLLSTDGVSMTRTDEQITPPYYLRISPQGKPNEATTLGDNNGRAGLDQRLILDGGFLELVRYGVIPADDAVIKQTLALMDNTQLDDNLRVKYTFTTKDGSQFPGFRRYGNDGYGEDTETGASYAENGANTPHQRGRVWPFFTGERGHYELALSTENNALTDKRRSELVDTYVQGMESFANQGLMLPEQVWDSVGNPSRYHYQHGQGTNSATPLAWTHAEYIKLVRSLTDKQVWDHYPVVDAKLNN